A window of the Gemmatirosa kalamazoonensis genome harbors these coding sequences:
- a CDS encoding TetR/AcrR family transcriptional regulator yields MPDTRDRILAAARVLFATKGFGSTSVADILHSADVNAGSLYHFFPGKQDVLLAVLDAYHAGIGPMLLDPAWTGVDDPIDRVFALLARYRGALVATDCSYGCPIGSLALEIHEPDPPVRERLAANFDAWVAAVERCFVDAGDRLPADVDRRALAVFALTTMEGGVMLARTHRSAAPFDDAVRMLRDHVARLEAAV; encoded by the coding sequence GTGCCCGACACGCGCGACCGCATCCTCGCCGCCGCCAGAGTCCTTTTCGCCACAAAGGGCTTTGGCTCGACGAGCGTCGCCGACATCCTCCACTCGGCCGACGTCAACGCGGGGAGCCTGTACCACTTCTTCCCCGGCAAGCAGGACGTCCTCCTCGCCGTGCTCGACGCCTACCACGCCGGCATCGGGCCGATGCTGCTGGACCCGGCGTGGACCGGCGTCGACGACCCGATCGACCGCGTCTTCGCGCTCCTCGCGCGCTACCGCGGCGCGCTCGTCGCCACCGACTGCAGCTACGGCTGCCCGATCGGGAGCCTCGCGCTCGAGATCCACGAGCCCGACCCGCCGGTGCGCGAGCGGCTCGCGGCGAACTTCGACGCGTGGGTCGCGGCCGTCGAGCGGTGCTTCGTCGACGCCGGCGATCGGCTTCCCGCGGACGTCGACCGCCGCGCGCTCGCCGTCTTCGCGCTCACGACCATGGAAGGCGGGGTGATGCTCGCCCGCACACACCGCTCGGCGGCGCCGTTCGACGACGCGGTCCGCATGCTCCGCGACCACGTCGCACGACTCGAAGCCGCGGTCTGA
- a CDS encoding cytochrome P450, whose protein sequence is MISQSATPKDTPLPTASLADTLGVLADVVLPTLAKGVIIRRPRAIAIAERLDLDRRAVRRLQRLRDRYGAGPVLLRLPGRVQAVVLAPEHVRRVLAATPEPFAAASSEKRAALSHFEPHGVLISHGAERVERRRFNDTVLESERPRHALAEGFVGVVREEMGRLLETVGRDGTLDWAGFAAAWFRVVRRVTLGDGARDDEELTDLLADLRGDANWGPLRPKRRPLRDRFLARLAAHVARAEPGSLASVAARVPTLPGTDPAGQVPQWLFAFDAAGMATFRALALLATHPAHEARAREELGGAASAGAPELPYLRACVLESVRLWPTTPMVLRQSTGPTTWEGGAMPAGAGVLIFTPFFHRDDARLPFADRLAPEVWLGDGPAPAEWPLIPFSGGPGICPGRQVVLLLASAALAVLLAGRRLAVRPPVRLNAGRPLPATLSPFRLRFSVVE, encoded by the coding sequence ATGATCTCGCAGAGCGCCACGCCCAAGGACACGCCGCTCCCCACGGCGTCGCTGGCCGATACGCTCGGCGTGCTCGCGGACGTGGTGCTGCCGACGCTGGCGAAGGGGGTCATCATCAGGCGGCCGAGGGCCATCGCGATCGCGGAGCGGCTCGACCTCGACCGGCGGGCGGTGCGGCGGCTGCAGCGGCTGCGCGACCGGTACGGCGCCGGGCCGGTGCTGCTGCGGCTGCCGGGGCGCGTGCAGGCGGTGGTGCTCGCGCCGGAGCACGTGCGGCGCGTGCTCGCCGCGACGCCGGAGCCGTTCGCCGCGGCGAGCAGCGAGAAGCGCGCGGCGCTGTCGCACTTCGAGCCGCACGGCGTGCTGATCTCGCACGGCGCCGAGCGCGTCGAGCGGCGGCGGTTCAACGACACCGTGCTGGAGAGCGAGCGGCCGCGCCACGCGCTCGCGGAGGGGTTCGTCGGCGTCGTGCGCGAGGAGATGGGGCGGCTGCTGGAGACCGTCGGGCGCGACGGAACGCTCGACTGGGCGGGCTTCGCGGCCGCCTGGTTCCGCGTCGTGCGCCGAGTGACGCTCGGCGACGGAGCGCGCGACGACGAGGAGCTGACCGACCTGCTGGCGGATCTGCGCGGCGACGCGAACTGGGGGCCGCTGCGGCCGAAGCGGCGCCCGCTGCGCGACCGGTTCCTGGCGCGGCTCGCGGCGCACGTGGCGCGGGCCGAGCCGGGGAGCCTGGCGAGCGTCGCAGCGCGGGTGCCGACACTGCCGGGGACCGACCCGGCGGGGCAGGTGCCGCAGTGGCTGTTCGCGTTCGACGCCGCGGGGATGGCGACGTTCCGCGCGCTGGCGCTGCTCGCGACGCATCCCGCCCACGAGGCGCGGGCCCGCGAGGAGCTCGGTGGCGCGGCGTCGGCGGGCGCGCCAGAGCTGCCGTATCTGCGGGCGTGCGTGCTGGAGTCGGTGCGGCTATGGCCGACGACGCCGATGGTGCTGCGTCAGAGCACGGGCCCGACGACGTGGGAGGGCGGAGCGATGCCGGCGGGGGCCGGGGTGCTGATCTTCACGCCGTTCTTCCATCGGGACGACGCGCGGCTGCCGTTCGCCGACCGGCTCGCGCCCGAGGTCTGGCTCGGCGACGGTCCGGCGCCCGCGGAGTGGCCGCTGATCCCGTTCAGCGGCGGGCCGGGGATCTGTCCGGGGCGTCAAGTGGTGCTGCTGCTGGCGAGCGCGGCCCTCGCGGTGCTGCTGGCGGGTCGCCGACTGGCGGTGCGGCCGCCGGTGCGGCTGAACGCGGGTCGGCCGCTGCCAGCAACGCTGAGCCCGTTTCGGCTGCGGTTCTCGGTCGTCGAATAG
- a CDS encoding RagB/SusD family nutrient uptake outer membrane protein, which translates to MYTRIKISTAAKAVATAVLAVSAVACKDDFLTEKPVDFVSPVNFYQNAGDAIAAVNAAYATFVTVPDAGNDSYVGRNFVMLTEYPTEVTTSRLSASNERSMIGNFHPQFTSTHPYLEGVWQAAYSGINRANSVIDHVPAITMDETRKAQIVGEAKFLRALHYYWLAGLFGGVPLKLTETVGIDGDVLARATVAETYAQIAKDLTEAAAALPASWPASDFGRATKGAALTLLGKAYLQSAGQFGITANYQKALDTFKQVQTMGYTLDPNYASLFDGSNERSSEIIWSIQNVRVSGYGGRLTQWFVPVTTPALYSSVQNQFQAERPFYDSYNAADIRKAGTWMTSFTKPNGQTVTWSYATTNITTAANYGSTGPTPRKYVDLGAPSGGAEAPDYVVLRYADVLLSAAEAANEVSGPNAEAYGYVNQVRARAKVPNLTAGLSKQAFKDSLYVERRYELALEFHGVFDMRRDWAFAKGRVEANLRQASTLNKSPFTSSVEKPATSTSLTVDDKWQLYPIPARACELNSALTQNPGWADGICK; encoded by the coding sequence ATGTACACGCGCATCAAGATTTCGACGGCCGCGAAGGCCGTCGCGACTGCCGTCCTCGCGGTGAGCGCGGTGGCGTGCAAGGACGACTTCCTCACCGAGAAGCCGGTCGACTTCGTGTCGCCGGTGAACTTCTACCAGAACGCCGGCGACGCGATCGCCGCGGTGAACGCCGCCTACGCGACGTTCGTCACGGTGCCGGACGCGGGCAACGACTCGTACGTCGGCCGCAACTTCGTGATGCTCACGGAGTATCCGACCGAGGTGACGACGAGCCGCCTCAGCGCCTCGAACGAGCGCTCGATGATCGGCAACTTCCACCCGCAGTTCACGTCGACGCACCCGTACCTCGAGGGCGTGTGGCAGGCGGCGTACTCGGGGATCAACCGCGCGAACTCGGTGATCGACCACGTGCCGGCGATCACGATGGACGAGACGCGCAAGGCGCAGATCGTCGGCGAGGCGAAGTTCCTGCGCGCGCTGCACTACTACTGGCTCGCGGGGCTGTTCGGCGGCGTGCCGCTGAAGCTCACGGAGACGGTCGGCATCGACGGCGACGTGCTCGCGCGCGCCACGGTGGCGGAGACGTACGCGCAGATCGCGAAGGACCTCACCGAGGCGGCGGCGGCGCTGCCGGCGAGCTGGCCGGCGTCGGACTTCGGCCGCGCGACGAAGGGTGCCGCGCTCACGCTGCTCGGCAAGGCGTACCTGCAGAGCGCGGGGCAGTTCGGCATCACGGCGAACTACCAGAAGGCGCTCGACACGTTCAAGCAGGTCCAGACGATGGGCTACACGCTGGACCCGAACTACGCGAGCCTGTTCGACGGCAGCAACGAGCGCTCGTCGGAGATCATCTGGTCGATCCAGAACGTGCGCGTGAGCGGCTACGGCGGGCGGCTGACGCAGTGGTTCGTGCCGGTGACGACGCCGGCGCTCTACTCGAGCGTGCAGAACCAGTTCCAGGCGGAGCGGCCGTTCTACGACTCGTACAACGCGGCCGACATCCGCAAGGCCGGCACGTGGATGACGAGCTTCACGAAGCCGAACGGTCAGACGGTGACGTGGTCCTACGCGACGACGAACATCACGACGGCGGCGAACTACGGCTCCACGGGCCCGACGCCGCGCAAGTACGTGGACCTCGGCGCGCCGTCGGGCGGCGCGGAGGCGCCGGACTACGTGGTGCTGCGCTACGCGGACGTGCTGCTCTCGGCGGCCGAGGCGGCGAACGAGGTGAGCGGGCCGAACGCCGAGGCGTACGGCTACGTGAACCAGGTGCGCGCCCGCGCGAAGGTGCCGAACCTCACGGCCGGTCTCTCGAAGCAGGCGTTCAAGGACTCGCTGTACGTGGAGCGGCGCTACGAGCTGGCGCTGGAGTTCCACGGCGTGTTCGACATGCGCCGCGACTGGGCGTTCGCGAAGGGCCGCGTGGAGGCGAACCTCCGCCAGGCGTCGACGCTGAACAAGTCGCCGTTCACG
- a CDS encoding GntR family transcriptional regulator: MSIDPGASTPLYQQVAADIRRQIVSGAIPVGTQLQPHRELAATYGVSVITINKALSGLVAEGVLHSRVGRGTFVAVRPAPTDLPGAPAPKNGTAGAGRMLGFVLRDLSSPFFSLVAHAAQQRADAVGYGLLLASSSNRLDREEEQIRRLLGLGVQGLIVVSMSRTYRLSDTLRSLHDADFPYVMVSYTEGEDVPFVGTDYARVGRLAAEHLYALGRRRIGYICDKFGSAAGELRGRGYREVLQERGLSVDPAFQYQYPLEGEWNDYESGYAIGEHVARLTRRPDAMFAFNDLGALGFEDALLDHGVRVPDDIALVGLDDIELAGRARVPLTTVRQPADRIGALAVDTLLARLAGQRPPAHQLLDPELVVRRSCGASPSAADPNPDAGGARAEARRALAAQRRS; this comes from the coding sequence GTGAGCATCGACCCCGGAGCCTCGACCCCGCTCTACCAGCAGGTCGCCGCCGACATCCGCCGGCAGATCGTCTCCGGCGCGATCCCGGTCGGCACCCAGCTCCAGCCCCACCGCGAGCTGGCCGCCACGTACGGCGTCTCGGTCATCACGATCAACAAGGCGCTCTCCGGGCTCGTGGCCGAGGGCGTCCTGCACAGCCGGGTCGGACGGGGGACGTTCGTCGCGGTGCGCCCCGCGCCCACCGATCTCCCGGGGGCCCCCGCGCCGAAGAACGGCACCGCGGGCGCCGGCCGGATGCTCGGCTTCGTGCTTCGCGACCTCAGCTCGCCGTTCTTCTCTCTCGTCGCCCACGCCGCGCAGCAGCGCGCCGACGCCGTCGGCTACGGGCTGCTGCTCGCGTCCAGCTCGAACCGGCTCGACCGCGAGGAGGAGCAGATCCGCCGCCTCCTCGGGCTCGGCGTGCAGGGGCTCATCGTCGTCTCCATGAGCCGCACGTACCGTCTCAGCGACACGCTGCGGTCGCTGCACGACGCCGACTTCCCCTACGTCATGGTGTCGTACACCGAGGGGGAGGACGTGCCGTTCGTCGGCACCGACTACGCGCGCGTCGGGCGGCTCGCCGCCGAGCACCTGTACGCGTTAGGCAGGCGCCGCATCGGGTACATCTGCGACAAGTTCGGCAGCGCGGCGGGCGAGCTGCGCGGCCGCGGCTACCGCGAGGTGCTGCAGGAGCGCGGGCTCTCGGTCGACCCGGCCTTCCAGTACCAGTACCCGCTCGAAGGGGAGTGGAACGACTACGAGTCGGGGTACGCGATCGGCGAGCACGTCGCGCGCCTGACGCGCCGCCCCGACGCGATGTTCGCGTTCAACGACCTCGGCGCGCTCGGCTTCGAGGACGCACTGCTCGACCACGGCGTCCGCGTGCCCGACGACATCGCGCTCGTGGGGCTCGACGACATCGAGCTCGCCGGGCGCGCGCGCGTGCCGCTGACGACGGTGCGTCAGCCCGCGGACCGCATCGGCGCGCTGGCCGTGGACACGCTGCTCGCCCGCCTCGCCGGCCAGCGTCCGCCGGCGCACCAGCTGCTCGACCCGGAGCTCGTCGTGCGCCGCTCGTGCGGCGCGTCGCCGAGCGCCGCGGATCCCAATCCCGACGCGGGGGGCGCGCGCGCCGAAGCCCGGCGCGCGCTCGCCGCTCAGCGACGATCGTGA
- a CDS encoding SusC/RagA family TonB-linked outer membrane protein, translated as MKWAKGLGLAASLFIPVATLTRPVAVYGQGAQQPAQPATGRVTGTVVDAATGTPVPGVNVLVVGTQNGASTDAAGRFTVRGLPNSGTVQLRAQRIGFAPATQTVTIANGAATASFQLTAQAVQLSEVVSIGYGTQNRRDVAGAVSTVTTEALEKAPVASIDQVLQGTAPGVQVTTASNEPGGAMTIRIRGMSSITGSGEPLYVIDGFPIENDIEGSSPGNGGRTRTTPPNPLSTLNPSDIESISILKDASSTAIYGARGANGVVIITTKQGKGLKPQFTLDYYTGASTISKKYDLLDAAGYMDYANAFGQASSQAFTPFPDSVKTRLLASGINTDWQDQIFRTGAMRNFQLGVRGATQGTNITRYNVSGGYFDQDGIVLGSGLRRLSSRLNIDQAIGSRVQLGGSFTASQTRSKATPTSGQQNANAGAVSGALQYVPILPVYRADGTYSYINTDLNAYNALLDAPQTPNPVSLAREVKDSLSDSRLLGNLFGQAKLLKDLTLRVSLGADYADRWRNTYYPRTTLRGQQANGEALRGTSTTSSWVNENTLTYQKEMGVHDLTVLGGYSRQKTDVDRSNMSNSNFANDITSYFDIGAGTREGGPGVGSAHTTQTLESWLSRVNYTLMDRYLFTFTYRADGSSRFAANKKWGGFPSAAIGWRVSDEPFMKHVSAVDELKLRVSYGLAGNPSIRPYNSLARLDNQGYSFGGTPTSGYFPSSIANPDLTWETTRQTDVGLDLGLFNRVSVTADYYAKRTSNLLLFINLPFETGFEQALANRGVVDNKGFELGLDLHLVDAGKKKGGFDWRANFNYATNKNRVVDLGGAARIDADLITTDYNLPGTFIEVGKPIGRFYGFKSLGVIKDSAQANTIYWKNFNNAKFQPGSMLIADLDGDSVITLNDRTDIGDPTPKFTLGLTNTFAFRGFQLTGLLQGSYGGKVLNVNRIRTESSPRVNILADRYYDAWTPTHTDAKYPKIGENPNQVGTNNFTDNLLEDGSFLRLRTLTLSYGLPSRLLRRGNLSGASVYVTGTNLFTITDYSGFDPDVSGQSVGATNRGIDIGAYPLARTVTFGLTLNY; from the coding sequence ATGAAGTGGGCGAAAGGCCTCGGCTTGGCCGCCTCGCTGTTCATCCCCGTCGCCACGCTCACGCGGCCCGTGGCCGTGTACGGGCAGGGCGCGCAGCAGCCGGCCCAGCCGGCCACGGGGCGCGTCACCGGCACCGTCGTCGACGCCGCGACGGGGACTCCGGTTCCCGGCGTGAACGTCCTCGTCGTCGGCACACAGAACGGCGCGTCGACCGACGCCGCCGGCCGGTTCACGGTGCGTGGGCTGCCCAACAGCGGCACCGTGCAGCTCCGCGCGCAGCGCATCGGCTTCGCGCCGGCGACGCAGACGGTGACGATCGCGAACGGCGCGGCGACGGCGAGCTTCCAGCTCACCGCGCAGGCCGTGCAGCTCAGCGAGGTCGTGAGCATCGGCTACGGCACGCAGAATCGCCGCGACGTGGCCGGCGCCGTCTCGACGGTGACGACCGAGGCGCTCGAGAAGGCGCCGGTGGCGTCGATCGATCAGGTGCTGCAGGGCACCGCGCCCGGCGTGCAGGTGACGACGGCGTCGAACGAGCCCGGTGGGGCGATGACGATCCGCATCCGCGGCATGTCGTCGATCACCGGCAGCGGCGAGCCGCTGTACGTCATCGACGGCTTCCCGATCGAGAACGACATCGAGGGATCGAGCCCGGGCAACGGCGGGCGCACGCGCACCACGCCGCCGAACCCGCTCTCCACGCTCAACCCGAGCGACATCGAGTCGATCTCGATCCTGAAGGACGCGTCGAGCACCGCGATCTACGGCGCGCGCGGCGCGAACGGCGTCGTGATCATCACGACGAAGCAGGGGAAGGGGCTCAAGCCGCAGTTCACGCTCGACTACTACACGGGCGCGTCGACGATCTCGAAGAAGTACGACCTGCTCGACGCGGCCGGCTACATGGACTACGCCAACGCGTTCGGCCAGGCGTCGAGCCAGGCCTTCACGCCGTTCCCCGACTCCGTGAAGACGCGGCTCCTCGCCAGCGGGATCAACACCGACTGGCAGGACCAGATCTTCCGCACGGGCGCGATGCGCAACTTCCAGCTCGGCGTGCGCGGCGCGACGCAGGGGACGAACATCACGCGCTACAACGTCTCGGGCGGCTACTTCGACCAGGACGGCATCGTGCTCGGCTCGGGGCTGCGGCGGCTCTCGTCGCGCCTGAACATCGACCAGGCGATCGGGTCGCGCGTGCAGCTCGGCGGCTCGTTCACGGCGAGCCAGACGCGCAGCAAGGCGACGCCGACGAGCGGTCAGCAGAACGCGAACGCCGGCGCGGTGTCGGGCGCGCTGCAGTACGTGCCGATCCTGCCGGTGTACCGCGCGGACGGGACGTACTCGTACATCAACACCGATCTCAACGCGTACAACGCGCTGCTCGACGCGCCGCAGACGCCGAACCCGGTGTCGCTCGCGCGCGAGGTGAAGGACTCGCTCAGCGACTCGCGGCTGCTCGGCAACCTGTTCGGCCAGGCGAAGCTGCTGAAGGATCTCACGCTGCGCGTGAGCCTCGGCGCCGACTACGCGGACCGCTGGCGCAACACGTACTACCCGCGCACGACGCTGCGCGGCCAGCAGGCGAACGGCGAGGCGCTGCGCGGCACGAGCACGACGTCGTCGTGGGTGAACGAGAACACGCTCACCTACCAGAAGGAGATGGGCGTGCACGACCTCACGGTGCTCGGCGGCTACAGCCGTCAGAAGACCGACGTCGACCGCTCGAACATGTCGAACTCGAACTTCGCGAACGACATCACGAGCTACTTCGACATCGGCGCGGGCACGCGCGAGGGCGGCCCGGGCGTGGGGAGCGCGCACACGACGCAGACGCTCGAGTCGTGGCTGAGCCGCGTGAACTACACGCTGATGGACCGCTACCTGTTCACGTTCACGTACCGCGCGGACGGCTCGAGCCGCTTCGCGGCGAACAAGAAGTGGGGCGGCTTCCCGTCGGCGGCGATCGGCTGGCGCGTGTCGGACGAGCCGTTCATGAAGCACGTGAGCGCGGTGGACGAGCTGAAGCTCCGCGTGTCGTACGGTCTCGCGGGCAACCCGTCGATCCGCCCGTACAACTCGCTCGCGCGCCTGGACAACCAGGGCTACAGCTTCGGCGGCACGCCGACGTCGGGCTACTTCCCGTCGAGCATCGCGAACCCGGACCTCACCTGGGAGACGACGCGGCAGACGGACGTCGGCCTCGACCTCGGGCTGTTCAACCGCGTGTCGGTGACCGCGGACTACTACGCGAAGCGCACGAGCAACCTGCTGCTGTTCATCAACCTGCCGTTCGAGACGGGCTTCGAGCAGGCGCTCGCGAACCGCGGCGTGGTGGACAACAAGGGCTTCGAGCTCGGGCTCGACCTGCACCTCGTCGACGCGGGCAAGAAGAAGGGCGGCTTCGACTGGCGCGCGAACTTCAACTACGCGACGAACAAGAACCGCGTGGTGGACCTCGGCGGCGCGGCGCGCATCGACGCGGATCTCATCACGACGGACTACAACCTGCCGGGCACGTTCATCGAGGTCGGCAAGCCGATCGGCCGGTTCTACGGCTTCAAGAGCCTCGGCGTGATCAAGGACTCGGCGCAGGCGAACACGATCTACTGGAAGAACTTCAACAACGCGAAGTTCCAGCCGGGGAGCATGCTGATCGCGGATCTCGACGGCGACAGCGTGATCACGCTGAACGACCGCACGGACATCGGCGATCCGACGCCGAAGTTCACGCTGGGCCTGACGAACACGTTCGCGTTCCGGGGCTTCCAGCTCACCGGGCTGCTCCAGGGCTCGTACGGCGGCAAGGTGCTGAACGTGAACCGCATCCGCACCGAGAGCTCGCCGCGCGTCAACATCCTCGCCGACCGCTACTACGACGCGTGGACGCCGACGCACACCGACGCGAAGTACCCGAAGATCGGTGAGAACCCGAACCAGGTCGGCACGAACAACTTCACCGACAACCTGCTCGAGGACGGCTCGTTCCTGCGTCTGCGCACGCTGACGCTCTCGTACGGGCTGCCGAGCCGTCTGCTGCGCCGCGGCAACCTGTCGGGCGCGAGCGTCTACGTGACGGGCACGAACCTGTTCACGATCACGGACTACTCGGGCTTCGACCCCGACGTGAGCGGCCAGTCGGTCGGCGCGACGAACCGCGGCATCGACATCGGCGCGTATCCGCTCGCGCGCACGGTGACGTTCGGCCTCACGCTCAACTACTGA